A region of the Candidatus Thermoplasmatota archaeon genome:
TGGGAGGGATGGGAAAGGAGGAATTTGAAATATCTGCAAGGAATATAGTAGATGGAAAGCCTGTGGAAAAGGAAATATGCAGGCTGTGCAAGTTCCTGATATCTAACAGGATTTTAGATAGAATAGAATATTAAACAACGGCCGGTGACTTGTTCTTGGGAAAGAGTGTTATTCCACTTTTTCTATCCTACCGCTTCTTCCGGTTGATATTTGTAGTTGATTGTTCCATTCCTTTACCCAGCCATCCGTGATTTTCACGGTTTCATTTGCTGCCACCTTGTCTATTTCCTCATTCCAAAGTGTTACTTGTACGGTATTTCCCTCATCGTCTTCACCGACCAAATCACAAACTCTGGCAGTTCCCCCGAATCTTTTTGTAATTTCCCTTGGTTCGCTCTTCTCAATTATTTTCAAAACAATCTCGTCCACACTGCTGTTTGCTTTCAAATCAGATACTTTCATTTTTATCCAAAGGGAATACTGGATGGAATATTTAAAAGCAACGCCACATAATTTTTAAAGTTTGTAAATCTGAAGCCGGCGAAGGGATTTGAACCCTCGACCTGCTGATTTCCTGCATCCTTTTCCGTTAACGCTTTTGCAGACATGGAAAAGGGTTACAAGTCAGCCGCTCTTCCGCTAAGCTACGCCGGCTTAGGTATGGAATATGCCTGTTGTTAAAAAATTTTACCCAACATTTTTTATGCCAAAAGGATATATCGTATCATGCGTGCTTTGCTGATAGGAAGATTCCAGCCTTTTCATAAAGGGCATACAGAACTTGTAAAATATGTATTGGAAAAATACGGTGAATTAGTTATCATCATAGGTTCTGCACAGGAGAGTTACACTTTTCATAACCCCTTTACGGCGGGAGAAAGATACCTGATGATTTATAAGGCGATGGAAGAGATAAAGATTGAAAAATGTCATGTCATTCCAGTACCGGATATAAACCGCTACGGTGTATATGCCAGCCATATAATAGATCTTTCCCCAAAATTTGATGTGGTTCTGTCAAATAATGCACTCATAAAAGAAATATTCGAAAAGGATGACATCAATGTTATCGAAACGCCCATGTTCGAAAGAGAAAAATACTCCGGCACCGAAATAAGGCGCCGGATGGCTGAAGGCGAGAAATGGGAACATCTTGTGCCAGAGGCTGTAGCAAGGACAATAAAAGAAATAAAAGGTGATGAAAGAATCAGGAAGCTCTACCAGATAAAATGAACTCCAGAGCCCTTTTTCTTAGAAAGAAAAAGTACTTCAGCCCAAAAAGAACTTTTTAAAAGGTATTTCACCCCAAAAGAAAATTTCAATCCCACTATTGCCGGCAATCATTCCCTCTGGCGATTTTCCCTTAACTTTATCTGGATGGATCCTGATCATATGTTAGGGCATATTTTCTACTTGACTTCGCCACAGAACTTACAAACTTCAAATCTTTTCTTTTTCATCTTTACTAGACATAATTACTCCTTAAAGAATAATTCCGATACCTGAGTCTGTCCCAATTCTGTTAACTCAACTTCATCTAAAGTTAAAACACCACAATCTTCACACTTTATTTCGTTTTCAAAGCCCAATTTTTCTCCGAAAGCGATTTTTCCAACTTCAAAATCAAAATTCTTCCCGCATCTAAAATTGATTATTGCCATTATTTCTCCTTTTCATATTATCATTTTATCCCAAACTCTTTCTTAAAATCTCTGATATTCATGCCCGATTCCTTAATAAGTGACTTAAATCGCTCAATATTCTCTTTTTCTACCTCTTTGGCAGCCTTCTCAAAATCTTTATAACTGTTGTCATTAAATTTTTTCAATATCTGTGCTTTAAGGAAATAATATTGAGGATGTCTCATGTCAACTTTTTCGGCAACTTCTATACATTTATTTAACTCATCCAACGCTTCTCTAAAATAAAGGGTATTAAACTTAATAACTGCTCGATGAAAATATGCCATCGGATAATCTTTATTCAAATCTATTAATTCCCGAATAAATTTTTCAGCTTCTCTATAATCTTTAAGGCATATGAGACATTCAATTTTCATAGAATAAATGACTTCCCTCATTCCTTGTTTCATTTCCAAATCTATTATTTTGTCTATAACATCTATAGCCTTTTTGAACTCCCGCTTGGACATGAGATCGTTTATTTCTCCTATAGAATCACTCAAGGCTATCAATGAATAAGGAATAAATTCCTCTTTAATCCAGAAGTTTTCCATAAAATTCTCTGTCCTTTTTGGATCTATTTTTCTTGCTTTTCCAATCCATTTTTTATATGAAGAATCGTTCAATTGATACAAGATTTGAGCTTTCATCATAATACTGTCAAAGCTATCGCTATAAATCTTCAATGCTTTATCGATCGATTTCAGTGCATTATCATAATCTCCAACTGCAAACATAATACCCGCAACCTGACGATGCGCTTGATCACAGCTAGGATTTATTTCCAGTAAAGTCTTTGAACAATCTAGGGAATCTTCCAATTTTTCTAGATGAAATAAACACTCTGCTTTAATCAACAAGGCTTCCTCGCACTTTGGATGAGCATCCAACATCTTATTGCAAATCTTTAGCGAGCCTTCGTAATCTCTTTTGTTAATGAGTTCCTCTGCTTTATATATAAATTCTCCGATTTCCGGTTTTTTATTGATCTTTCCCATCTTTACCCCTTTTTTTCCTTCTCTCAGGTAGATAGCATCCCGCCGAGCAGTCGAAAGCATCCTCGGGCGTCACTTCAAAAGTGCCCCGCGATCCTACACACGGTGCGTATCTTTCATCACTGTACTTATAGAAGGCAAATCTCCAACTATCAGGATTACCAAGCCATTCCAGACGGCAGAGATGCGTTGGCCTTCCTGGCACATCTGGATCTATCGCATCGATATAGGCAAAGCGCCCCCGAAAGCGAATTCTGATCATCGTATTCCATTCTTCTTTAGCATAATTGCGCAGCCTCTCTTCAAGGCGCTCGCGCTCTTTTTCTGGAATATCCTTATACTGCCTTACCCAAACCTTTTTACTCATCATTATCACCAATAAAACATGATTCCAGATTCTAAATTTCTTCTCCCTTTTCATCTTCAAAGCCCCTTTATCTCGGCCATAAAGTTAATTTTTCTCTTATGAATGGTGCGTATATCTTCGATGTATTTCACCCAATTGTCCATTCTATCCATTCTTTTGTAAACTGCCTTTGCCTTTTTTAGGTACCCTGCTGCTCTTCTATATGCATCATTACTCCTCATATCTATGCTTTTCTCGGCGATTTGACTATAAATCTCAATTGCTTTCTCTGGGAATCTACGCTCAACAGATTCTGCTAATTTTTTCAGAGTGTATTCACCAATTCCCTTACTATGCTCCAATGCCTTTTCCAGATCCTTTGTCTCCAGATAAATGCCAACCAATAGGTCCTCGTTTCTCTTATTATCTTCCAGAAATTCGATAATCTTTCCCCTTTCTTCATCCCACCTACCAAGCAAGGCTGATGCCTCTTTAATCTTGATAAATCCATTTCGTGTAGAATCAAAGAAAATTTTCCAACCAATAGATAGGGCACTTTCATAATCTCCTTGATTTTTGTAGAGTTCATAGAGTTCTTCCCTCAATTTTATTCCATTATCAATCCCTTCTTTTGCCGCATGAATGGCTTCCCCATACCTATTGAGCTCCTTGAGTTTATCGACTAATCTCCTATATCTTTTCCACTCCTTGCACAATTCTATATAACGTTCATTATCCCTCCGCTCTACTATTTCCAAGATAAGGTCCTGTGCATTTTCTATTTCCCATTCATCTTTTTTACCTGCCTTCTTCAACTTTCCCCAAGCGAGATCTTCTATCTTTGCTAAAGAATCGTTATTTAACTCTTTCATTGCTTCTAAAATAGCATCCTCCACTCCATAATCTGAAAATTTGAAATACAATTTGATCAACCTTGGCGCAATAATATTTTCATCGATATCAGCATTTCTCAGAGATTTACCATATAGAGAACCGAGTTCCACGATAAAATCTCCGAATGAACCAGATGAATCGTCTACGTAATCAATTTTCTTCATGCACTTCTCAATAAAATAGAACAATAGGTCGCATGCATCATTTGGATAAGGGTCGATGAGTTTTCTTATGTCTTTCTCTATTCTATTGAGATTTTTTATGAAATCTATTTGTGAATAATAATCGATGAAATCCACATCCATAGCATTGGCAATCTCGCGCTTATAAGAATTAACATCTATGCTTTTCCTAAGGGCTATTGATGCATCGACCTTCAACGATTTCAATAAATTCATATTCGTAGATGCATAACCCATAATTATTTCAACCAATTTATCTTTATCAACACCTTGAAGATATTCTTTAACGTGCTTTGTATCAATAAACTCAACCTTTGACTTTGAAGAGTCACGATTTACCCATGCAAGAAGAACTGCGGCGATATGCTTACAAAAACCTTCAAATGGGCAAGAACAATCTGCTTCCATTATACCGTCTTTTTCCTTAATCTCCACATCATAGATATAGGTGCCAATTACCTTTGCATGTATGATCCCATCGACCTCGATGAGTTCTCTTACAAAGCCACGTTTATAATAATCCTCGCCTCTACAGAATATACGCTCATCGCACATCCCCATAACATTGCTTCTTTTTAGTTTAGAAAGCATTTACTCCCCACCTTATTTTTTCTTTATCCATCCAAACATCATGGGATATAGGTCAGCCATGTGAAGCTCTCTCCTTAAAGCAACGATTTTTGTTTCTTTGAAGTATGTTGAGCCTTATCTTATGGACAGATGTTTTGCTTCAGACCACTGACCAGTTACCGTCATGGTAAATTGGAATCTCAACTTTCATTTTTAATCTCGATTACCGTTGTTATCACTATTATTAATGCAATGCATTTGCATTTAAAATATTTTGCCATTTGACATTTGAATTCGAATATGCGATCAGAAAAAAAATAATTTCAGTCCCATCATTTAGACTTTTGAACTGAAGTTGCATTGCTATACTAGATGTAATAAAACCAAAAAACAAATTATGATAATGCGTTATCACAAAAAAGTAAATTTATGACAATAGATTATCATAAAATTTAAAAACTATGATATCATACTGTCACATATGGCGATAAAGTTATCGGGATTGAATCCTCAAAATGCGTGGTGGAAAGGAAGAGATTGGGAAAAAAACGATAATGATTTGAAAAATTTAGAGATTCTCTTAAATAGGCGAAAAACAGGAATAAAAAAAGGAGAAATTTATCTTTTAAGAGGCATAAGAAGAGCAGGAAAAACTGTTTACGCCAAACTTCTAATAAAGGATTTGACAGAAAAAATAGATGGGAAAAAAATAATCTACATTTCATGCGATAGATACAGTTTGAGGGAAATAAAAAATATAGTTGGAGAATTTGTGAAAAGGTTCAATGGAGAAGTTGTTATTTTTGATGAAATAACTTACCTTGGTGGTTGGAACATTTTATTAAAAGAGCTTGCAGAAACAACAGATTTGACAATCATAGCAACTGGCTCAAATCCCGTAAAGATTAAAGAGAGGGAAGAGCGACTTCCTGGAAGAAAAATTGAGGGAAATGAATACTTTCTTAATCCACTATGTTTCAGAGAATTTATAAATAATCTTGTAGATATGAAGGACAAAATAAAAAATCCTGATGCTCGTAGACTTGCAAGCAAAATTAAAAAATTTGATAGTTTTCCTCCTCTCAATCCCAACATTGAAGATATGGTTCCTTACTTTGACGAGATTGAACCCCTATTTTATTCCTATATTTTGACTGGGGGATTCCCCGATGCAACATTAGAATATTTGAAAAAAGGAAAA
Encoded here:
- a CDS encoding nicotinamide-nucleotide adenylyltransferase; the protein is MRALLIGRFQPFHKGHTELVKYVLEKYGELVIIIGSAQESYTFHNPFTAGERYLMIYKAMEEIKIEKCHVIPVPDINRYGVYASHIIDLSPKFDVVLSNNALIKEIFEKDDINVIETPMFEREKYSGTEIRRRMAEGEKWEHLVPEAVARTIKEIKGDERIRKLYQIK
- a CDS encoding AAA family ATPase, with protein sequence MAIKLSGLNPQNAWWKGRDWEKNDNDLKNLEILLNRRKTGIKKGEIYLLRGIRRAGKTVYAKLLIKDLTEKIDGKKIIYISCDRYSLREIKNIVGEFVKRFNGEVVIFDEITYLGGWNILLKELAETTDLTIIATGSNPVKIKEREERLPGRKIEGNEYFLNPLCFREFINNLVDMKDKIKNPDARRLASKIKKFDSFPPLNPNIEDMVPYFDEIEPLFYSYILTGGFPDATLEYLKKGKIDENFYETMIRLFLGTLSKENKSEEIGRGIMEKILISGSSRLDFITIASDIGIHHNTVREYMEVLEKSRIIYLLPAWDINKKRYSLRKQKKIIFQSSLIPQALHHYITGCTYEDILDFVDKNLEVIVEQLVSSHIIWSFEKPIIKERHSFAGFYYDRKECDLLILEHGKNYGYEIKYGKLEKERYPFKVFYITKDAMDENAYPAPLFLAGIEKSENAI
- a CDS encoding SWIM zinc finger family protein, whose product is MLSKLKRSNVMGMCDERIFCRGEDYYKRGFVRELIEVDGIIHAKVIGTYIYDVEIKEKDGIMEADCSCPFEGFCKHIAAVLLAWVNRDSSKSKVEFIDTKHVKEYLQGVDKDKLVEIIMGYASTNMNLLKSLKVDASIALRKSIDVNSYKREIANAMDVDFIDYYSQIDFIKNLNRIEKDIRKLIDPYPNDACDLLFYFIEKCMKKIDYVDDSSGSFGDFIVELGSLYGKSLRNADIDENIIAPRLIKLYFKFSDYGVEDAILEAMKELNNDSLAKIEDLAWGKLKKAGKKDEWEIENAQDLILEIVERRDNERYIELCKEWKRYRRLVDKLKELNRYGEAIHAAKEGIDNGIKLREELYELYKNQGDYESALSIGWKIFFDSTRNGFIKIKEASALLGRWDEERGKIIEFLEDNKRNEDLLVGIYLETKDLEKALEHSKGIGEYTLKKLAESVERRFPEKAIEIYSQIAEKSIDMRSNDAYRRAAGYLKKAKAVYKRMDRMDNWVKYIEDIRTIHKRKINFMAEIKGL